ACTGGAAAAATTGAAGAATATTTTGAAAACTCAGAGAGTTTTAATGAACAATTGATGGATGACCTTACAAAATGGCTTAAATTGAAGACAAATTGATTTAATGAACTGAAGGCCTGGAGTTTTAGTATTTCTTTCCGGATCAAATAGGGGTAAAAGATCAGGGCCATTTAATGTTCTATTAAATGGCCCTGACTATATTACACCAACCTGACTATATTAGATCAAGGGATATTTTTTTGAAGGGCTTTCCAATTAAGGCGTTGTATTGGCTACAGGAAGTATTTTCCCATTGAAATAGTGATGTCCATTTTGAGCGAACTCTGCAATATAGCGTCCCATTTCAAAGGCTAAAGTACCCGCTTCAACACCCGGAAAAGCAGCCTCGAACATTTCGGTCTGAGCAGAACCTAAGGCTAGACAGTTCACTTTGATTCCTTTTTCCTTAAACTCCTCCGCTAAGCATTCTGTAAGCACTGCTAATGCGGCTTTGCTGGTTGAATATGCCGAAAGTCCGGGAAACTTCAATGATCCCTGAAATCCCCCCATACTGCCAATATTGACAATATGTGAGCCTGATGGCATCATGGGAACAACGTTTTGTATCATATTTACATGTCCCATTACATTGGTTTGTAGCATTTCAGCAAAATCCTTTCCATCAGTTTCCATAAATGGCTTATTGATGAGTGCTCCAGCATTGTTTATCAAGATATCAACCTTATCAAATTTTGATTGGATAAAGGGAACAAGTGTAGTATAGTCATCGTAGACAATATCAAATTGAGCGGGGTATAAGGTGCCGCCATCATAGTTGAGCTGACCTGCAATTTCATGAAGTTTTCTCAGTTTGTCTGCTGATCTAGCCAAAGCAATGACTTTGTTGTCCTTTTTAGAGGTCAAATCCAACACCGCTTCAAATCCAACACCACTGCTTGCACCTGTAATAATAATATTTGCCATGTTTATTCTTCTAGTTTTTGACTTTGTTCAACTTCTTCTGCGGAAGGTAATTTGTCCTCTCCAATTGCTTGCGGATGAAAGATAAAATAAATTCCTGAAAGCGCGACGAGAGCGGAAATAATATAAAATAACAAGGTTATTAAAACCGCATTGTGTGAGTCGACGTGGAATATGCCCGCTCCCCACATGATCACAAGCTCACGCATCCCTAAACCACCCACTGAAAACGGAATGATCGAAACAAGAGAAGATGCAAGGAATAAAAATAGGTAAGGAGAAAATTTGCCGCTAAATCCTAGCGCATAAAGGATAAGAATTGCTGCAATAACTTGCATGGATTGCACACCGATTGCCTTTAAATGAGCTTTTAGAAATGTAGCCTTGTATTCTTTAAAGAACTTGGTTACGATAAAGTAGTAGAGAACGCTCCCTATTATAAATAGAATAATGGTCAGATAGTTTGGGATTCCCAGCTGTGGCATATAAGTAATTAGCGCTGCAATGATCAGGCAAAGTGCCCATAATCCACTTAATCTATCTAAAAATAAGGCCGTAAATAATTTTCGTCCTTTAATATTGAATCGTTTTCTGAGGAAGAATATTTTATAACCATCTCCGCCAACACCGCCTGGTAAAATGAGGTTGTAAAATAGGCCAAGTTGATACAGTTTTAAATTATATTTTTCAGTAACATCCAAACCAATTGCCTTTAAAAAGGTCAATAAACGCGAGGAGGAAATAAAAATAGAGGTGCTATAAGCAACTAAAGCAAAGAATAGATAAAGTGGATTGGAATTGATGATGGCTTCTTTCAGATCCTTTAGCGATACCTTGCTGAATACCCAATATAAGGCCCCCACAGTAACGACAATCTTTGCTATATTTTTGGCTATTTTGAGCCCCTTTTTTTTATCCATATAAATTATACATCCAATCTTGTTCGGCTGTAATTAGCGTTTTGGAGAATCCAAAGTTAGAAACTTTGGCGAATTGTGCAATTGCGATTAAGCAATCGTTGGGTAAATTCTTGAATACAATAATATCAAATATAAAATACCAAAGATAGTGGCGAGAGAAAATAGCCAATTTAGGTCAATTCTGTTATATTTGTGCTTGAGCACAGCGATCATTAATCCAATAATGAAGCAAAATAACAGGATAGGAGCTATAAGAGCTATCTTATTGGTAAAAGCAAGGCTGATTTGATTCAATTTGCTTTTTGCTTCCTGTCCTAAAAAGAGCGGATAAGAGGCAAAGGCCAATAAAATGATAAATAACCTTAACAGTGTTTTTGCGATTATTTTGCTTATGGTATGATTTTTGGCTGTAATCTTCATGATTTGTGGATTAATTAAACCCAAAAATACAATTTGAAATTAAAATTTATACATATGAATCGATTCGTTTTATCATTAGCAACTGTTTTTGCTACGGTGACCTTATTTTCTTGTGGAGCACAAAAGCAAGGTACATCAACTGGAAATCCTTCTTCCAATACGAGTGCAGCTTCTGGTCCTAGCGCTTCGGATTGGAAATCCGCTGTAAAAGGAACGTGGACATTGAATACAATCGATAGAGAGAATTTACCTTCTTCATTCACGATCAAAAGTGTATTTGAAGAAGCTCCGGCAGAATGTTTCGTAGGTAGCACATGGAATTTTATTGGAAATGGGAAAGGATCAATTACATTTAATGCGCAAGGAACTTTGTGTGCTCCAGGAGCATCACGTGAGATTTTTTGGTCTATCTATAATCCTGGAAAAGGCTTAGGAGAACCTCAGTTTCAATTTAAAAAGATTTATGCGGGCGATAAGGCGAAGAACGTAACAACAGGTTACCGATTAGATTTATCTTATTCTGATGGAAATAAATTAGTTATGCGTATGCCGTTGACAGTTGCTAATGGAGAAGCTTATTTAGTTTTTAACTTTACGCGCTCAAATTAAACATAAACGATAAAAAAAGAATAACAGAAAGCTATAGGAATTCCTATAGCTTTTTTTGTTTAAAATTTAATACTTTTACACTCCCAATTCATTATGATTTATTTGCACTGTAGACGGATGAGTTGACGAATACGGTGGACGGCAGGTATTGTATGATAATCTTGTGCGTGGCTAAATTAATCGCGGATAAAATAATTGTAAGTATGGGTATGGGATAAATATCTAACGATTTCGTCAGGTATTGCTTAATCTAGAGAGAAACATGGCTGAACAAAACACGAAAACTGCTTTAATAACAGGTATAACAGGACAAGATGGTGCCTATCTAGCAGAATTCCTATTGAAGAAAGGATATAAAGTACACGGTTTAAAACGCCGTAGTTCTTTATTCAATACGGATCGTATTGACCATCTTTATCAAGATCCTCATCTTGACAACCGAAATTTCACGTTGCATTTTGGTGATTTAACGGATTCAACCAATTTGATTCGTATTATACAAGAAACACAGCCTGACGAAATTTACAACCTCGCGGCACAATCTCACGTAAAGGTTAGTTTTGATACGCCAGAATATACTGCGAATGCAGATGGCATCGGTACCTTGCGGATTCTTGAGGCGGTCAGATTATTGGGAATGATCGAAAAAACCCGTATTTATCAGGCTTCCACTTCCGAATTGTATGGATTGGTGCAAGCGGTTCCACAAAGTGAAACAACACCCTTTTATCCCCGAAGTCCGTATGCTGTAGCAAAAATGTACGGGTATTGGATTACTGTAAATTATCGGGAAGCTTATAAGATGTATGCCTGTAATGGTATTTTATTTAATCACGAGAGCCCTGTAAGAGGAGAAACTTTTGTGACACGTAAAATTACCAGGGCTGTGGCAAAAATCGCACTAGGGTTGCAGGATAAATTATATCTTGGTAATCTGTCCGCACAACGTGACTGGGGGCATGCCAAAGATTATGTAGAAGCAATGTGGTTGATTCTGCAACAAGAAACCGCAGAAGACTTTGTGATTGCTACAGGTGTGACAACAACTGTTAGAGACTTTGTTCGCATGGCTTTTGCAGAATTGGGAATTGAGATTGAGTTCAGTGGAAAGGGAGAGCAGGAGAAGGGGGTAATTATCGATATCGACGAAGAACGCCTGGCCCAATTAAATATTGATAAGTCGCTGATTAAATTCGGTCAGACTGTTGTCAAAGTTGATCCGGCATATTATAGGCCAACTGAAGTCGATTTACTTATTGGTGATCCGACAAAAGCGAATACAAAACTCGGATGGACGCCAAAATATGATCTTCAGATGTTGGTAACAGACATGGTACAATCCGATCTTCATCTGATGAGAAAGGAAGAATACTTAAAACAAGGCGGATTTGAAACCTTGAATTATTTTGAATAATTCATAATTGGTAAAAAAAAATAAAACTGGAATAATTTTTGTTTAAACATTCAATAGTATAAATTTATAGATTTATACCTATGAAAATGACAGTATATTATGATAAATTCAGAAGTTGTTTCGAGTAAGAAAGAAGAAGAAAAGAAGAAAGATTCTTCGAAGATTTACTTCTTTATCATTGCGATAGCAGCATTACTTGCAACAAACATATATTTTTATGTCAAGTTTAAGTCCAATGGTGAAAAAGTCTATACACTTACAGTAGAAAAAGAAAATCTGCAGGTACAAATCGATCGTATTGAAGCTGAATTGGATAAAATTGATGTAGAAAATGTCCAATTGACGCCAGAGATGACCGTGCAGAAGGATGATTCTAGGGCGGAGATAGCAGTGCTTCGTAAAAAGCTTGAAAATAAAAGTATTACTCCAAAAGATATTGATGATGCACAGCACAAGATCAATCAGCTTAAGAAGCAGGTGGATACGTATCGTGTAAATGTGCAACGGCTGATCCAGGAAAATCAAATTTTATCGAAGCAAAACTCCAATTTGAGCGAATCTGTAGTTGAAAAAGAAAAACAGATTACTTCGTTAGTTACATCAAATTCGGACCTGAAAGAGAAGGTTGCGACTGCTTCGGCACTAAAAGTTTCAAGCATCAGTATAAATGGCCTTGAAGTCAAAAAGAATGGAAAAGAATTTGTAGAAGAACGTGCTAAAAAAATCGATAAGCTGAAAATCAACTTTACCGTTGCTGATAATCCGTTGGCAAAAAGTGGAGAACGTGATATATATGTCAGAATTATTGATCCGCAGGGAAATCTGGTCGTGCAAGGTGATAATATTTTCTACGTACATGGCGAGAAATTACAATATACTTTTAAACACAATATTTTATTTACCAACAAAGGTGAAGATTATATCGTCTATTGGGCAGCTGAAGAAGGATTCTCTAAGGGCGCCTATACGGTTCTGTTATATGAAGATAATGCAATCATGGGACGGTCTACTGTTGTATTGCGTTAAAAATAAATGCACTATTAAACAAAAAAGCTCTTTGCAGTCATGCAAAGAGCTTTTTTGTTTAATAGTGCGCTGTTTGTGTTAGGCTGATCCTTGGAACGTCGTAAGAATAGGACTATTCCCATTTATCGTTCAGTTTTATGTAATCAATGTTTGAGATATAAGGAGCCTAACTGAACGCCCTAGTTTTATTTATATTACTTGAATGTGGTAGCCTCTTATTTATGTACTTGGAACGGCTCATCTTATTATTTAGATGCTTTGGGTGCAGTATCCTATCCGCTTTCTTGGATGTCTGATTACAGTTGATTTAAGATTCTATCTGTTGCAAAGGAAGCAGTATATGAAACGTTGTACCTTCGCCTTCTACAGTCTCAAAATAGATTTGCCCGTTACAGGCTTCAATTGTCTTTTTGACAAGAACTAGTCCTAAACCGTTTCCGGAACTCTTTGTCGTAAAATTAATCTGGAAAATTTTATCCTGCATCTCTTTGGGAATCCCATAACCGTTGTCTTTGATATCTATCTTGACAAATTTGTCTGAGTAGCGTTCAATGGAAATCTCGATCTTCATGTTTTTTCGTCCATAACCGCCCTCAATCGCATTTTTTATCAAATTATTGAAGGTTCTTAATAGCTCATTACCATCTGCTTTAACGATAAGGGTTTTGTGATCCGCATTGTTAATGAGACGAATACTAACATTTGGTGTATTGTTGTACAAGGAAATGGACTTTGTTACTTTCTCTACAATATTGATGTTTTCCATTACCGTATTTGGGAATTTTGCAAAATGTGAAAATTCTGAGGCAATATGCGTCAATGCATCGATTTGTTCGATGAATGAAGTGGAGAATTTATTGAAGCGATCCGGAAATTTAGGGTCCTCGTCTTTGTAAGATCTACGGAGTTGCTGAATGCCTAATTTCATTGGTGTCAACGGATTTTTGATTTCATGGGCAATCTGTTGAGCCATCTCACGCCAAGTTGATTCTCGCTCGGTATCTTTGATCTTATTAGCATAGTCCTCCAGCTTTATGATCATAAGATTATATTCTTTGATCAATGTACCTATTTCATCATTTCGTTGCCAAAACAGAGGCTCGTTGGGCTGCCCCAGGCGTAGTTGTGAAATCTTCTTACTGATGATGCTCAATGGATTGGTGACACTGTTGGCCACAAACGTCGCATAAAATCCAAAGCCTATGATAATCAGCGAATAAATGTTCACTATGGTATTTAAAAGAAGATTCTTATTGATATTTTCTTCCTTCTGAAGTGAGAAGTTTGGTATCCCTATATAAGCCAGTGTATTATAGTTTTTATCCCTGATGGTGGCGTAGCTGGTCTCAAATTGGAAAGTGCCAATACGCTCATCTTCAATCGTCTCCGATTTTTTTAAGATGGAAAGATTCTTCAGTGCAGCCGGATTAATAAAAGTGGAAAAAAGCTCCAGATCGTAGATTCTGCGCTGCGAGCTATAGAGTAACCTGCCTGATTTGGAATAAAGATTGAAGTCTTTGGAAATAGTTTCGGATAATGTCTTGAGAATACTGATAAGCTGCGTCTCGGTGGATGTTTCATCTGTGTAGGTCAACATATTTTCCATCCGTTTGCCTAGTTCGATAATAAAACGTTCCTTACTTGCTTTATTGTTATTATAAAGCTGCTTGTTAATACTTATATACGAAATTACTGCCGATATGAGGATTGCCAGTATTACCGATGAGATAATGGAGGTCTGAATACGTGTAGAATACTGTATTTTATTAACTATTTTGTAGAACTGATATTTTAAATTACGGAAAGTTAGCTTGGTGTTCTTAAGAAAGATATAGAAGGATTTTATGAAATGGAAAAACATGAAAATCATAAAAAATACCAAGAACAGAAATGAAGTCGTCGCTAGATAATCCCAAAAAGAAGGCTTTTGTTTACTGATCACATAGGTGGAGAATTTATTGGCAACATAAGCCATATGTAAATATGCATCGCGATCCAGCACCTGAATATATTCTCCTGGAACACCTTTCAGCCCCCTCAAATTGTTTTCGTAGGTATACTTTCCAAACTGTGTTATTAAAGAACCTCCTTTATAAAGGGCTATTGAATAATCCCCTTTGTTATAATATTGCGAATTGTTGATCCGCATATCGGTGAGGATTTCAGGATAGGGAACCGTATAACTAAAGTCTTTATTGGAAAGATTGATGATAACATTGACGATCCTATTTTGGTCAATGGTGACAGGAATGATGGAGAAGTATTCATGCGTGCCTAATTCCGCGCTGGCACGGTAGAAGTTCTGTGTGACTTTTATCGACTTATTGATTACCTTTTCTCGATATTCATTGATCTTATTCTGACTGGCCGGATTGAGCGGAACATTATTCTGATCATAATAATATGCTTTGAACTCATATTTGGAGAGATAGCCACTAAAGTACTTTTTCTTGATGAAATCGTTGATCCCCTCGGTATTGGTATAGGGAAGGCTGATATTAAATAGGTGTTTTAATTCTTGATCGTTTGCTATACTACTTTCAATATCGGAAAACAATGAAACAGCATTGACATCATCTTCTGATTGTAAATTACTCAATAAGATTTTCATGTCAATTAAGTTCCGTTCCTGATAGAAACGAGCGTGCGTGATCGCACTTATGATTGCCCAAAGTATCAGTACGGCAATATAATTTGTTAATATATGTCGATCGAAATACTTTTCGCCAAATGATTTAATAAGGATGATCAATGCAAGTAACAAATTGACCAGGCTATTTTTCTCTATATAGAAGGATATGATCAGGATGACAAAAATGACACATGCCAGTTGAATGTTGAGTAGCTGCGTTGGTTTTAATTCTAATTTTTTAAGAAAAAATAGTACAAGATCAATGTAGATGCTCAAGGCCAAAATACCCATGCCAACAATGCCTAAATCTACCCAACTTAGGAAATGTAAATCGACAAGTTTTGTGAAATCAAAATAGATGTTGTTGGAGTGCGTAATCAGGGTACCAGCGATGTCATACAATAGACCGAACGACAGGTATATACTTAGAATAAATCCGATTGCGATAGGAATTCTGAAGAGTCGGATGTTCTTTATCTTGTCGAAATTGAGCTCTTTGCGAATTGAATAGATAAATAGAATCAACCATAACACCAATATGGTGGTGGACATCACGGACCATATATTGGGGAAGAAGCGATTGTAAGCGTAATTGCGCGAATCGAAAATTGAAAATGTCGCGTTTTCGGACAGCAGATTCCATTTAAGATCGGCAAATTTGACGAGGCTAAATACCGATAATAGCAGTAATGCAGACCACCAGGCCCTTCCTGTCTTGGCCATATGTAGGCAGAGACTATTGAAGAAGATCAGTAATGCGATCCAGGCAAGTAGCCAACAGAAGAATTGCAAAATCGTATAGGCATTTTCATGCTCTCCGTCTTTTAGCTTAACAGAGAATAGATAAGACCCTTCATTGCTATAGATATTTTTAATGGTGACCGTGTCTGTATAGGAGGCAATGTCGATATTTCGAGAGTCGAAGAAGTTCCTTCGCAATGAGCTATTTAAATAGGGGTTATTGTTATTTGTATAGCCTTTTACAATAATATAGGCGAGTATACTGATATTACCAATTGTTTTTTTTCGAACAACGTAAGAACGGTTATCATCCTGAATAAAATTGGATTTTTCTGGGAATCCCTGATCTGTAATTGGCACAAATAGATGTGTGCTCCACATCTTCGGTTCATGGTCCTTAAAGAGAAATAAATAAACCTTCTCATTGGTTTTAAACTTTTCGAACGCCTGATAAACTGCAATAGGATATTGGTCGTAGTTTTTAAATGTTTTGAGTAGAAGAGAATCATTGAAAATTCGGTCGACCTTTTTCTCTTGTTGAGCGATATAATCATTGAGTGATTTTGTATCAATGTCCAGTATTTCCTTATTGGTAACAGATTCTTTAATGGTGATAGCTGTTCCTATAAAGCATAAAGTCAAGATAAGTAGGAGTAATCGAATTTTTATACCAGAATTCACGTTCGTCAATTTACATTATTGTAAATATAAAAAAAAGTCCTTGCTTTCTTAGGGCAAGGACTTTTATATTATTTTCTGAATAGCCTATTTTAATGGGCTAGAAAGAATCTTCAATCGGTTTCTTAAGCATTTGTTAATGCTATCGAAAACACGAAGGATTTTAATTGCTTATTAAGCGTGCGGTTCTTCTTGTCTGAAGATTTTAGCAGTCAAGTACTCACGATTTAAGCGAGCAATGTTTGTTAACTTGATACCTACAGGACATTCAGCTTCACAAGCACCCGTGTTGGTACAGTTACCGAAACCTTCAGCATCCATTTGATCTACCATTGCCTGAGCACGTTCGTAACGCTCAGTTTGACCTTGAGGTAACAGAGCAAATTGAGATACCTTTGCAGATACGAATAACATTGCAGAAGCATTTTTACATGCTGCAACACAAGCACCACAGCCGATACATGTTGCCGATTCGAAAGCTTCGTCAGCAATACGTTTAGGAATGGGAATCACGTTTGCATCAGGAACACCGCCTGTATTGATATTTACATATCCTCCTGCCTGTTGAATGCGATCAAAAGCAGTACGGTCGACTGCAAGGTCTTTCAATACGGGGAATGCAGCGGCTCTCCAGGGCTCGATCACGATAGTCTGTCCATCGTGGAAGCTACGCATGTGCAATTGACATGTTGTAGTACCTTCTTTAGGACCGTGAGGGCGACCGTTGATGACTAATGAACACATCCCGCAGATACCTTCACGACAGTCGTGATCGAAATATACAGGATCTTCTCCTTTACGAGTC
The Sphingobacterium multivorum genome window above contains:
- the gmd gene encoding GDP-mannose 4,6-dehydratase codes for the protein MAEQNTKTALITGITGQDGAYLAEFLLKKGYKVHGLKRRSSLFNTDRIDHLYQDPHLDNRNFTLHFGDLTDSTNLIRIIQETQPDEIYNLAAQSHVKVSFDTPEYTANADGIGTLRILEAVRLLGMIEKTRIYQASTSELYGLVQAVPQSETTPFYPRSPYAVAKMYGYWITVNYREAYKMYACNGILFNHESPVRGETFVTRKITRAVAKIALGLQDKLYLGNLSAQRDWGHAKDYVEAMWLILQQETAEDFVIATGVTTTVRDFVRMAFAELGIEIEFSGKGEQEKGVIIDIDEERLAQLNIDKSLIKFGQTVVKVDPAYYRPTEVDLLIGDPTKANTKLGWTPKYDLQMLVTDMVQSDLHLMRKEEYLKQGGFETLNYFE
- a CDS encoding ATP-binding protein → MNSGIKIRLLLLILTLCFIGTAITIKESVTNKEILDIDTKSLNDYIAQQEKKVDRIFNDSLLLKTFKNYDQYPIAVYQAFEKFKTNEKVYLFLFKDHEPKMWSTHLFVPITDQGFPEKSNFIQDDNRSYVVRKKTIGNISILAYIIVKGYTNNNNPYLNSSLRRNFFDSRNIDIASYTDTVTIKNIYSNEGSYLFSVKLKDGEHENAYTILQFFCWLLAWIALLIFFNSLCLHMAKTGRAWWSALLLLSVFSLVKFADLKWNLLSENATFSIFDSRNYAYNRFFPNIWSVMSTTILVLWLILFIYSIRKELNFDKIKNIRLFRIPIAIGFILSIYLSFGLLYDIAGTLITHSNNIYFDFTKLVDLHFLSWVDLGIVGMGILALSIYIDLVLFFLKKLELKPTQLLNIQLACVIFVILIISFYIEKNSLVNLLLALIILIKSFGEKYFDRHILTNYIAVLILWAIISAITHARFYQERNLIDMKILLSNLQSEDDVNAVSLFSDIESSIANDQELKHLFNISLPYTNTEGINDFIKKKYFSGYLSKYEFKAYYYDQNNVPLNPASQNKINEYREKVINKSIKVTQNFYRASAELGTHEYFSIIPVTIDQNRIVNVIINLSNKDFSYTVPYPEILTDMRINNSQYYNKGDYSIALYKGGSLITQFGKYTYENNLRGLKGVPGEYIQVLDRDAYLHMAYVANKFSTYVISKQKPSFWDYLATTSFLFLVFFMIFMFFHFIKSFYIFLKNTKLTFRNLKYQFYKIVNKIQYSTRIQTSIISSVILAILISAVISYISINKQLYNNNKASKERFIIELGKRMENMLTYTDETSTETQLISILKTLSETISKDFNLYSKSGRLLYSSQRRIYDLELFSTFINPAALKNLSILKKSETIEDERIGTFQFETSYATIRDKNYNTLAYIGIPNFSLQKEENINKNLLLNTIVNIYSLIIIGFGFYATFVANSVTNPLSIISKKISQLRLGQPNEPLFWQRNDEIGTLIKEYNLMIIKLEDYANKIKDTERESTWREMAQQIAHEIKNPLTPMKLGIQQLRRSYKDEDPKFPDRFNKFSTSFIEQIDALTHIASEFSHFAKFPNTVMENINIVEKVTKSISLYNNTPNVSIRLINNADHKTLIVKADGNELLRTFNNLIKNAIEGGYGRKNMKIEISIERYSDKFVKIDIKDNGYGIPKEMQDKIFQINFTTKSSGNGLGLVLVKKTIEACNGQIYFETVEGEGTTFHILLPLQQIES
- a CDS encoding SDR family NAD(P)-dependent oxidoreductase, producing the protein MANIIITGASSGVGFEAVLDLTSKKDNKVIALARSADKLRKLHEIAGQLNYDGGTLYPAQFDIVYDDYTTLVPFIQSKFDKVDILINNAGALINKPFMETDGKDFAEMLQTNVMGHVNMIQNVVPMMPSGSHIVNIGSMGGFQGSLKFPGLSAYSTSKAALAVLTECLAEEFKEKGIKVNCLALGSAQTEMFEAAFPGVEAGTLAFEMGRYIAEFAQNGHHYFNGKILPVANTTP
- a CDS encoding lipocalin family protein produces the protein MNRFVLSLATVFATVTLFSCGAQKQGTSTGNPSSNTSAASGPSASDWKSAVKGTWTLNTIDRENLPSSFTIKSVFEEAPAECFVGSTWNFIGNGKGSITFNAQGTLCAPGASREIFWSIYNPGKGLGEPQFQFKKIYAGDKAKNVTTGYRLDLSYSDGNKLVMRMPLTVANGEAYLVFNFTRSN
- a CDS encoding lysylphosphatidylglycerol synthase transmembrane domain-containing protein encodes the protein MDKKKGLKIAKNIAKIVVTVGALYWVFSKVSLKDLKEAIINSNPLYLFFALVAYSTSIFISSSRLLTFLKAIGLDVTEKYNLKLYQLGLFYNLILPGGVGGDGYKIFFLRKRFNIKGRKLFTALFLDRLSGLWALCLIIAALITYMPQLGIPNYLTIILFIIGSVLYYFIVTKFFKEYKATFLKAHLKAIGVQSMQVIAAILILYALGFSGKFSPYLFLFLASSLVSIIPFSVGGLGMRELVIMWGAGIFHVDSHNAVLITLLFYIISALVALSGIYFIFHPQAIGEDKLPSAEEVEQSQKLEE
- a CDS encoding succinate dehydrogenase/fumarate reductase iron-sulfur subunit, with product MAQHMNLTLKVWRQKNDKDKGQFVTYQANDIADDMSFLEMLDIVNEELTRKGEDPVYFDHDCREGICGMCSLVINGRPHGPKEGTTTCQLHMRSFHDGQTIVIEPWRAAAFPVLKDLAVDRTAFDRIQQAGGYVNINTGGVPDANVIPIPKRIADEAFESATCIGCGACVAACKNASAMLFVSAKVSQFALLPQGQTERYERAQAMVDQMDAEGFGNCTNTGACEAECPVGIKLTNIARLNREYLTAKIFRQEEPHA